Sequence from the Ereboglobus luteus genome:
GCTCGACCGTTATTCGAACGCCGAGCGGATCGCCATGAGCAAGGGCACGCCCGCCGATTGGTTTCACGAAAGCGCGAAGGACTGCGTTAAAATCTACGACTGGGCCAAGCCGGGCGCCGATCTCGGCCAGGATTATATAAACCAGGCGCACGAGCTCGCGGAAATGCAAATTGTAAAAGCCGGCTACCGCCTCGCCCGCACGCTGAACGAATTATTCGACAATTAATATAAAGTTTTTTCAAAAACCGCTTCAATACAGGCCAGAAAAACGCGGATAAACTCAAATCAACACAGACGCCAAGCCTCCTGATTCTTGTATCTACTCCGCGTTCATCCGTGACCATCTGCGGTTAAAAGAATTTCTGATTTTTTTAATATAAACAAAGCATCCATGTTCTCATTTCTCAAACCCGCTCCCGCCGCGACTCCCCTGCCGTCCGAACGCGTTGACGCCGAATACAAGCGCCTGCGCATTCAAGTGTTTATTGGAATTTTTATTGGCTACGCCGCCTTTTACTTGGTGCGGAAAAACATGGCGCTGGTGATTCCGGACATCCTGGCGGACTATCCCCAATACACAAAGGCGCAGCTCGGCTGGGCGATCACGGGACTTTCGGCCGCCTACGGACTTTCCAAGTTTGTGATGGGCTCGGTGTCGGATCGCAGCAATCCGCGTTATTTTCTTCCGCTCGGCCTGCTTCTTTCCTGCGCGATCATGCTGGTGTGCGGCTTCGTGAAAGCCGTTTATTCGTCGCTGATATTGATCATCCTTTTGCAAACCCTGAACGGCTGGGTGAACGGCATGGGCTGGCCTCCCTGCGGAAAAACGATGGTGCACTGGTTCAGCTCGCGCGAGCGCGGCACCGTGGTTGCCGGCTGGAATGTCGCGCACAATGTCGGCGGCGGCTTGGTTGCGACCTTTGCGCTGTGGGGCGTCATGCTTTTTGGCGACTGGGGGGCGAAGTTTTATTTCAACGCAATCATCGCGGGCGTCATCGCAATCATCGCGTTTGTGCTGATGCGGGACACGCCCCAAAGTTGCGGACTGCCGCCCATCGAGAAGCATAAAAACGACTATCCCGAAAAATACTCCGCGGACAACGAACGCATCCTCAGCTTCAAGGAAATCTTTTTCAAAAACGTCCTCAACAACCGCTATCTGTGGGCAATCGCCATCGCCAACGCCTTTGTGTATTTTGTGCGCTACGGCGTGGTTGACTGGATCCCCACCTACCTGCAAACAGCGAAAGGCTTTTCCTTCAAGGAATCGAGCATCGCCTGGTCGCTCTATGAATACGCGGCGATCCCCGGCACGCTGCTTTGCGGCTGGATGTCCGACAAAGTTTTCAAAAGTCGGCGCGCCCCGGCCACGATCCTGTTCATGGCGATGACCCTGCTCGGTGTGCTCGTTTACTGGTTCAACGCGAACGGCCCGCTGTGGATCGACTACGCCGCGCTGATATCGATTGGCTTTTTCGTTTACGGCCCCGTGATGATGATCGGGCTTCACGCCCTGGAACTCGTCCCCAAGAACGCCGCCGGAACGGCCGCCGGGTTCACGGGATTTTTCGGATATGTGTTCGGCTCGGCGATCGCGGGAACCGGCGTGGGCTGGCTGGCGGATCACTGGGGCTGGAACGGCGTGTTCATAGTCATGGTCATCTGCTGCGCGCTCACGATGGTGTTTAGCGCGCTCACGCTGAAACATCGCAATACACCCAACGATAAGCTTGCATCAAAATAAAAGATCAATAAAACCGACTCCGCTGTCTTTGATCAGGCTGATTCGCCGCAAAACGCAATAACCCAAAATAAGCAAATTGCCATACGCAGATTTGAAACTCTCACCTGTTTTGAATATATATTCATTTTTTTCATCCCGTTTCCCCATCGATCTTTATTATCATGTCGTCGAAGTTTCCAGCACCATTGAGGCCGGTGTTGGAAAACGCGGCGACCAATGACATTCATTCTGACCAACACCCACGCGCTCCACGCGAGCACCTTTTTCTACGAAATAAACAACGATAAGTTAATGAGTTTAAAGAGATGAATAATTATTCGTTTTAAAAAACATTGACTCATGAATTTTCCTTACCAGCTTTTTCACACACCAGCCCACTGGGATTTATCCCAGTAACCGTTCGCACCAGAGTCTTGAAACCTCACTGCTCCTACACAGCCCCCTTTTCGTCCCCCTGTCCCGGCATGTTTAACTGAGAAACACGCCCATCGTTTTTTCGTAAAAAACCATAACATCCACCAGCATCACTGCACCACCATCCCATCTTCCAAATATCCCGTCATGCACACCACACTCCCTCGAACACGCTGAACAAACTGACTCCCCGCAAAGCAATGCGCGCCGCGCTGGCGGGACTTCTGGTCATCTTCGCCTGCGCCGCCACGCACGATGCGGTCGCGCAGGGGGCTCGCACTGACAATCGCCGCCTCTTCTGGACAGGTGCCAACGGCGACGTGTGGGACACCACCACGGCATCTTGGATGACCACAGGATCCTATCTCTCATACTTAAATAACACCGCAGGCTCCGACACCTGGGTTGCCACTGACGCACTTCCCGATGCTTCCTTCATCGCTGGCGATGTGGTCGTTTTCGATAGCTGGACAGATCGCGGGTTTGTTTGGACTGGAAGTGTGTGGACGGGCCCTTCGAGCGGGCCTGGAGGCACCCGGGTCATCACCATCGCCGATGGTGGTGTCACCGCTTCAGATGTCATTGTCAACGCAGTGAGAGCCGTCAGCACCGAGGATGGTAGTATTGCCGAGAGCAACTATGTCTTTACCGGGGGGCCATTATTGCCGATCCCGCTGCCGTGGCACCCGGCTCGGTGCAGCTTTCCGGCACTGGTGTCGGACTTGCCGCCGGAGCCATCCCCCCGCAGGTCGCCTTATCAAACTCGGCGCGGGCAGTCTTACCCTATCCAATACCGCTGCCAATCGGTTTGCCGGTGGAGTTCATCTTTTAGAGGGCACACTTACCATAGCCGACAATCGCGCCCTTGGAGATAATCACATTGTTATGAGCTACTTAACCAACGTAGGCGGCGTTGCGGGCACATACGGTGATTATTTTGGCGAGAATTTAATCAACTTGATCCAGCAACCAGGTGTTTCAACAGGAGGCAACTTGCTGCCTGCCGTAGTCTTGAGCTCCGCCGGAGATCTTTTCACCAATAGCGGGCTCAGTGACGTCACTCTTCATATAGCCGATACTGCCGATGGGATTGATATCACGGGGGACATGTTCATCGCCAACCGCATCGTCACCCTCACCATCGACGGTGATGCCACTATCTCCGGCCGCATTGTGGGCAATGCCGGCAGCTATGGCTCCAGCGCGGGCACCCTCATCAAAAATGGCGCCGGCACCCTCACCCTTACCGGCACTCGCAACTGGTTTTATGGTTCCAGCAAGAACTACAACCAGATCAACGCGGGACGTGTGATTCTTAAAAGTCCCCATGCATTGGGCAGCGGCGCAACAACTATTGATCCCGATGCCTATCTTGAATTTAGTGGCGTCAGCGGCACAATGCGGCAGGCATTTGTGGGTGGGGGACACATTGAGGTTACCCATGGCAGTGATCTCACTTTCAACTGGCGCAACGGCACGCTCGATGATTTTGATGGCATGTCGGGCAATGGGAGCTGGCATCCCGCCATGAATGAGATTGGCACTCTTGCAATTTCAGGGCAGTCCCGCTTTTCGGCTATTGCCAGCGGCACCTACTCCAGCGTACTTGGCGGCGCTAGCGTCTACGTTACCGTCACTGAAGGCTCCTCCCTTGTTATTGGACGCGAGGGTTTGTCGGCTCGTGGTTCTGGAGCCACCAAAATTCCGATGACCTATGCGATACTTGCAAATCGCATTGACCTTTCCGACCATTCCACGCTCGTTCTCAAACCCAATGCCTATCTCAGCACGGGCGCTCTCATCGTAACCGACACGACTTGTGCCATCGCTTTTACCGCCTCCGGTGTATCCCGACTTCGCTGGCAAGAGGGCATCGACCCGGACACCATCACCCTGGTCTCGACGGGCAGCAACAGCGCCCGCTATATTGTGCCCCATGGCATGGAACTCATCGTCAATGACATTCCCGTGCCTGTTTCTCCCAACGAGAGCCTTCCCAACGACAATAGCTCCTCCGGCTGGTGTCGCGAGTTTGTCCTTGTAAATCAGGGTGCCAATCCCCTCAAGGACATTGCCATGACGTTGACGGCCATTGATGCCATCCACGACACCGTTTCCTCGCGCCTTGCTGACGAACTGATTGACCCTGTTACCTTTCACGTTCCCGCCAAGGGACGCAAATGGGTCAACGCAGCGTGGGTGCGTTATCTCACCAGCGATCTTGATTACGACAACGAGTCAAGCACAACCCCTGGTGTTGAGGGCAATATCAAGGGAGTCATTGCTGGTCTCGACGGCATGCTTCCCGGTCGCGTTATGCTTGGGTTCCATGCAGGCATCGCTGAAAACGAGCTCGACACAACAAACGACACCTCCCTCTCCTCAAAACAAAAGTTTCTCGGTCTCCATGCGGCACAGCGTTTTGGTAAATTCTATCTCTCGTTTTCCGCCGATATCGGGCGTGTCACCACCGACTCCTTCCGACATGAAGACGATAATTATGTTCGCGGTAAGTGGGATACCTCATACTACTCCGGATCCATTCAGTTTGGGGGCGTCTTTGAATCGTGGGCTAAAATCAAGCTCAAGCCCTATGTCGGCCTTCGCTATTCCAAAATCAAAATCACCAATCACTATGAACGTGGAGCCTCCCCACTCGTGATCGATAATTTCAATGACACTTCGTCTCAAGTCTTTTACGGCGTGGCCTTGGGCCGAAAGTTCGTCATCTTCAACCGTGATCTTGCAATCGATCTTTCCCTTGCCCGCAAACACACCGTCACTGCTCCGCGGGCGACCTTGGATACTCACTATTTCGACTCGCCCAACACACCTGTTACCCTCAAACGTGGCGACTACTACGATGATCCCATTGCCATCGGCGTCTCTGCTCGTGCCGCTTTGAGTCCGCACACTGTCGTCGGGTTCGCCTTCGACTATGAAACCGCATCCAATCATGATCGCACCACCCTCTCGGCACTGGTCGCATACACTTGGTAATCGTTTTCACCAAACGAATTATCTCGGTTCCAATCGAAAGCACGCCATCATTTACAATTTCTTTTAACACCACGCTTCCCCTCCATGAAAACGCACCGTCTACCATCATTATTCGCCCTTGCCGCATTCTTTGCATTCATTGTCATGCATTCCCCGTTAATGGCGCAGAGCACCGGGCAAACCGTGACCGTCACGGGCCGCGTCTTTAATGTTGATTCCGGCCTTTACATCAAGAGTGCTGAAGTTCGTCTCGATGGCACGAACACAATCGTCTACACCGAGGACGGCGGTCTTTACAGCATTGTCGTCCCTGTCGGCAAGGTGTCCCTTACTGCTAGTTATGCCAATGCCCGTTCCTCCACACTTACTATTGAGGCGCGTGTGGGGGCTCCAAACGTGCTTGATTTCGAGTTGCAACCCATCAGTTTAAGCACGGGCATTGGCACCACGGGCACATCAAAGGCGATTTCCAGCTCCGACTTGGTGGTTCTCGAAAAATTTACGGTTACCTCGGAACGCGCCGGCCAAGCCCAAGCCTTCATGGAACAAAAAGCCGCCGACAATGCCAAGACGGTCATTGCCGTCGATCAGTTTGGTGAACTAACCCAAGGCTCGGTTGGCGAGTTTATGAAATATATGCCCGGCGTTACTCTTGATCTCGATGACGAGGGGGAGACCGCATATGTCCGCGTCGGCGGTCTTGATCCCAAGTATGCAGGTTTCTCCATGGACGGGATTTCGCTTGCCTCAGCGACCGAGGGCAGCACTCGCGCCAATCACTTCCAGCAAATGTCCATTACCGCCATCGAGTCTATTGAGTTCAACCAAACACTCCTCGCTCGCATGCCCGCCAACACTCCCGCGGGCAAGTTTGAGATGAAAACCCGTTATGCCTTCAACCGCAAAAAACCCGAAATCAGCTTTGATCTCGGTCTTGACGGCACCGGCGAGACTATCGAATGGGGCAGCGCCTACATGCCTGATAACAAAAAGCACAGGCGCACTTACATTGGCGGGCGTCTCGGTTTTGGCGGAGCTTTCCTCAAACGCCGTCTTGGCATTGAGGCAGCAGTTTCTCGCTACCAGCAATACCGGAATGACCAGCGGCATACTGTCCAATACACCTATCCTGTCGCACCCCACTATAACATTACGGATGGTCAGTTTCACAATCCGAATCCCGGCACCACTTTTGTCTCACGCAACGG
This genomic interval carries:
- a CDS encoding TonB-dependent receptor plug domain-containing protein, whose product is MKTHRLPSLFALAAFFAFIVMHSPLMAQSTGQTVTVTGRVFNVDSGLYIKSAEVRLDGTNTIVYTEDGGLYSIVVPVGKVSLTASYANARSSTLTIEARVGAPNVLDFELQPISLSTGIGTTGTSKAISSSDLVVLEKFTVTSERAGQAQAFMEQKAADNAKTVIAVDQFGELTQGSVGEFMKYMPGVTLDLDDEGETAYVRVGGLDPKYAGFSMDGISLASATEGSTRANHFQQMSITAIESIEFNQTLLARMPANTPAGKFEMKTRYAFNRKKPEISFDLGLDGTGETIEWGSAYMPDNKKHRRTYIGGRLGFGGAFLKRRLGIEAAVSRYQQYRNDQRHTVQYTYPVAPHYNITDGQFHNPNPGTTFVSRNGHLEAVEGPSIRQIEWLDGPRIKTSESANLSLDFKITPELTFAIRSQYTYNENEYFNIYYQLLGTNRDDDMDVNLWAPTPGQHPTSTLTRWVVDPTGPGGTQALESVLTESPSFRVSKNENYMISPRLNYKKGPLEIQLRTAYSYSHTKLSDGDEGRFRAVRNRLGGIGWIAERPSTDSPEWTLTQTAGSLWTEPQNIGRAATYLWDTWYDDPHFVRNTQLSGYLDVTYAARVFGHPVTFRTGGASLRMFTDAVTAGSATTTSAPRDFKCPHSFRLLTTTFSTWISEASPVT
- the pgtP gene encoding phosphoglycerate transporter protein PgtP, giving the protein MFSFLKPAPAATPLPSERVDAEYKRLRIQVFIGIFIGYAAFYLVRKNMALVIPDILADYPQYTKAQLGWAITGLSAAYGLSKFVMGSVSDRSNPRYFLPLGLLLSCAIMLVCGFVKAVYSSLILIILLQTLNGWVNGMGWPPCGKTMVHWFSSRERGTVVAGWNVAHNVGGGLVATFALWGVMLFGDWGAKFYFNAIIAGVIAIIAFVLMRDTPQSCGLPPIEKHKNDYPEKYSADNERILSFKEIFFKNVLNNRYLWAIAIANAFVYFVRYGVVDWIPTYLQTAKGFSFKESSIAWSLYEYAAIPGTLLCGWMSDKVFKSRRAPATILFMAMTLLGVLVYWFNANGPLWIDYAALISIGFFVYGPVMMIGLHALELVPKNAAGTAAGFTGFFGYVFGSAIAGTGVGWLADHWGWNGVFIVMVICCALTMVFSALTLKHRNTPNDKLASK
- a CDS encoding autotransporter outer membrane beta-barrel domain-containing protein, encoding MSYLTNVGGVAGTYGDYFGENLINLIQQPGVSTGGNLLPAVVLSSAGDLFTNSGLSDVTLHIADTADGIDITGDMFIANRIVTLTIDGDATISGRIVGNAGSYGSSAGTLIKNGAGTLTLTGTRNWFYGSSKNYNQINAGRVILKSPHALGSGATTIDPDAYLEFSGVSGTMRQAFVGGGHIEVTHGSDLTFNWRNGTLDDFDGMSGNGSWHPAMNEIGTLAISGQSRFSAIASGTYSSVLGGASVYVTVTEGSSLVIGREGLSARGSGATKIPMTYAILANRIDLSDHSTLVLKPNAYLSTGALIVTDTTCAIAFTASGVSRLRWQEGIDPDTITLVSTGSNSARYIVPHGMELIVNDIPVPVSPNESLPNDNSSSGWCREFVLVNQGANPLKDIAMTLTAIDAIHDTVSSRLADELIDPVTFHVPAKGRKWVNAAWVRYLTSDLDYDNESSTTPGVEGNIKGVIAGLDGMLPGRVMLGFHAGIAENELDTTNDTSLSSKQKFLGLHAAQRFGKFYLSFSADIGRVTTDSFRHEDDNYVRGKWDTSYYSGSIQFGGVFESWAKIKLKPYVGLRYSKIKITNHYERGASPLVIDNFNDTSSQVFYGVALGRKFVIFNRDLAIDLSLARKHTVTAPRATLDTHYFDSPNTPVTLKRGDYYDDPIAIGVSARAALSPHTVVGFAFDYETASNHDRTTLSALVAYTW